One region of Desulfurobacterium indicum genomic DNA includes:
- a CDS encoding cytochrome-c peroxidase — protein sequence MKKTLIFLSVLLFSSASYAGLWETKCSDCHGLIAPSKEELLQKFKTPQDLAARAKALADKKIMPSFNFDAAARELFNGAVSVPVSTSTTRGIDLKPLPSVPPIPQDNSQTPAKVILGKMLFFEARLSKSNTISCNTCHNISSGGDDNQVVAIGYGWRKSLRNTPTIFNAGYLKIYGWTGKAKTLEDMIKMNIQDPVKMNSSEDVADKLKTIPEYVALFRKAFPDEGDPVTLDNIAKAIAAYVRTLNTFGSPFDRFLNGDTNALSDDAKMGMNLFIEKGCISCHYGPMLTDNKFHVFKIDDDPGRYEVTGNDTDKSAFRTAPLRNVALTAPYFHSGSVRRLDVAVKVMADKMLGEKLNDVEAWRIKTFLESLTALPSIDSRVIPVLPQRDE from the coding sequence ATGAAAAAGACATTGATTTTTTTATCAGTCCTTCTTTTTTCCTCTGCTTCTTATGCCGGTCTTTGGGAGACCAAGTGTTCTGATTGCCATGGTTTGATAGCACCGTCTAAAGAAGAGTTACTTCAAAAATTCAAAACACCTCAAGATCTTGCTGCAAGAGCAAAAGCATTGGCGGATAAAAAGATAATGCCATCTTTTAATTTTGATGCTGCAGCACGGGAACTGTTTAATGGTGCAGTTTCCGTCCCTGTGTCAACAAGTACAACAAGAGGAATTGATTTAAAGCCTCTGCCTTCTGTTCCTCCAATCCCTCAGGATAACTCTCAAACACCGGCTAAGGTTATTCTCGGGAAAATGCTTTTTTTTGAAGCAAGACTTTCAAAAAGCAACACAATTTCCTGTAATACCTGTCACAATATATCTTCCGGCGGTGATGATAATCAGGTTGTTGCCATTGGTTATGGCTGGAGAAAAAGCCTGAGGAATACTCCTACCATATTTAATGCAGGTTACCTTAAAATTTACGGCTGGACAGGGAAAGCTAAAACGCTTGAGGACATGATAAAAATGAATATTCAGGATCCTGTAAAGATGAATTCTTCGGAAGATGTAGCAGATAAGCTTAAAACGATACCTGAGTATGTTGCGCTCTTCAGGAAAGCCTTTCCAGATGAAGGTGATCCTGTGACTCTTGATAATATAGCAAAGGCGATAGCAGCTTATGTCAGGACATTGAATACTTTCGGTTCTCCGTTTGATAGATTTTTAAACGGTGATACAAATGCCCTTTCCGATGATGCCAAGATGGGGATGAATCTGTTTATAGAAAAGGGCTGTATATCCTGCCATTACGGGCCTATGCTCACGGATAACAAGTTTCACGTTTTTAAGATTGATGATGATCCGGGACGTTACGAGGTAACCGGGAACGATACTGATAAGAGTGCTTTCAGAACAGCACCTTTGAGGAATGTTGCGCTTACAGCTCCATATTTTCACAGCGGTTCTGTCAGAAGACTTGATGTTGCAGTTAAGGTTATGGCAGATAAGATGTTGGGTGAGAAACTTAACGACGTTGAAGCCTGGCGTATAAAGACGTTTCTTGAATCCTTAACTGCTCTTCCTTCGATAGATAGTCGCGTAATACCTGTTTTACCACAGAGAGATGAGTAA
- the truB gene encoding tRNA pseudouridine(55) synthase TruB: protein MDGFLLIDKPSDVTSFEVVRSVRRLFPFKTKVGHTGTLDPLATGLLILSIGKATRFGEYLLKQDKCYLVTGRFGLSSDTYDIDGRVENVKMNEVSEKKFQSVISSFSGEIEQIPPPFSAVRINGKRAYELARRGEKVELRPRMVTIYSMDILSFSYPDFSLKICCSSGTYIRSLVHDIGVACGGDAVVTSLKRVSIGRISVENAVSIDVLSSDNVGNYIVSIAEILPFDRLLLDFSHCSWFLNGRRFSVPVSDGRYTVVDETGRFLGVGFVSSGILKPEKVISQ, encoded by the coding sequence ATGGACGGATTTTTGTTGATAGATAAGCCTTCGGACGTTACCTCTTTTGAGGTTGTGAGGAGCGTCAGGAGGCTTTTCCCTTTTAAAACGAAGGTTGGTCATACTGGAACTCTTGATCCTTTAGCTACAGGTCTTCTTATTTTATCTATTGGTAAAGCAACGAGATTTGGTGAATATTTGTTAAAGCAGGATAAATGTTATCTTGTGACCGGTCGTTTTGGCCTTTCTAGTGATACTTATGATATCGATGGTCGTGTTGAAAATGTCAAAATGAATGAAGTTTCTGAAAAAAAGTTCCAGAGTGTTATTTCTTCTTTTAGCGGAGAAATAGAACAAATTCCTCCTCCTTTTTCTGCTGTGAGAATTAATGGAAAAAGAGCTTACGAGCTGGCAAGGAGAGGAGAAAAGGTTGAGTTAAGGCCCCGTATGGTAACGATTTATTCTATGGATATTCTCTCTTTCTCTTATCCAGATTTTTCTCTAAAAATTTGCTGCTCTTCAGGAACATATATCAGATCTTTAGTTCACGATATAGGTGTTGCTTGTGGCGGTGATGCGGTTGTTACTTCTTTAAAACGTGTTTCTATCGGGAGAATTTCTGTTGAAAATGCCGTATCGATTGACGTTTTAAGTTCTGATAATGTTGGTAATTATATTGTTTCTATTGCTGAAATTTTGCCATTTGATAGGTTGCTTCTTGATTTTAGTCATTGTAGCTGGTTTTTAAACGGCCGAAGATTTTCCGTTCCTGTTTCTGATGGTAGATATACTGTTGTTGATGAAACCGGGAGGTTTTTAGGTGTTGGATTTGTCAGTTCAGGTATTTTGAAACCTGAGAAGGTTATTTCTCAGTAG
- a CDS encoding MarC family protein, whose protein sequence is MFHLNAGNLFLQDVISLVAILNPVAAAAVMISLLPPETPKVVTDNVALRTARLVFIACLVTLFFGDLIFKIFGININSIKVIGGLVLLVLSLNMINGKLSIGTKHTAEEISEAAEREDIAIVPLGIPVLFGPGVIATVIILKERSGSLFTLALLICAIAVASWITYVVLKNARILMKRLGITGFKIITRIMGLIVGAIASQFIISGVKVLWLKM, encoded by the coding sequence ATGTTTCATCTTAATGCGGGAAATCTTTTCTTGCAGGATGTGATATCTCTGGTTGCTATTCTTAACCCGGTGGCAGCTGCCGCAGTTATGATATCTCTTCTGCCGCCGGAGACGCCGAAAGTTGTTACTGATAATGTTGCTCTCAGAACAGCCAGGCTTGTTTTTATCGCTTGCCTGGTAACTTTGTTCTTTGGTGATTTAATTTTTAAAATTTTTGGAATTAACATAAACTCTATAAAGGTTATCGGTGGGTTGGTTCTCCTTGTTCTCTCACTTAACATGATTAACGGTAAACTTTCGATAGGAACAAAGCACACTGCCGAAGAGATTTCTGAAGCTGCGGAGAGGGAAGATATTGCCATTGTGCCTCTTGGTATTCCGGTGCTTTTTGGTCCTGGAGTTATAGCTACCGTTATCATTTTAAAAGAAAGGAGTGGTTCACTGTTTACTCTTGCACTTCTTATATGTGCAATAGCTGTTGCTTCATGGATCACCTATGTTGTTCTTAAAAATGCCAGGATACTTATGAAGCGGCTTGGTATTACAGGATTTAAGATAATTACGAGAATTATGGGACTTATAGTTGGTGCAATAGCATCTCAATTTATTATTTCGGGTGTAAAAGTCCTATGGCTGAAGATGTAG
- a CDS encoding Rqc2 family fibronectin-binding protein, which produces MDSLYIEKVAENLNANFRKKKITGYDFTNNKFQISIEGTILSFILSNPNGLLIDRGKIENKTLLKRYRNLFIKEVKNLNLDRILMFNLVKITVSGKIENYHLIVELTGKTSNVFFVDENGKILFRAREAQTSAREIKTGKIYQLPPLDKKPFKEVKFGKITPEGVEKSLYKYVAGISPLNCKEIAFYMKQGMTLKEAYEKFIKKHKNSQKSFVYFKNGNPKILTTFKYDSLAELKFKSFEGELSFINAWDFFSRENQKTENLEKIKRELLKAVKKKINSIKNRLKQIENPEKLLEEAQKLQKQGELLKYNLHLIAAGKEIVEVTDFETGATVAIKVDPSKTPKDNLKTIFKKAKRLRNRAEHEKDEKEKLKRELLWLKVLKDKISENKDIETLVEIKETIFPEKKYKKKKEKTKPFREIVLPSGKTLLIGKNSMENEILSLKVANPWDLWFHTKEIPGSHVILRLEKNEIPDEEDIETAASAAVFYSKGKESGKVKVDFTRAKNLKKPPGTPTGFVIYKNEKTIFTTSEKFKKLLRNNLLRFQNT; this is translated from the coding sequence ATGGACTCCCTCTACATTGAAAAAGTAGCCGAAAACCTGAATGCTAACTTCAGGAAGAAAAAAATTACAGGATACGATTTCACTAACAACAAGTTTCAAATATCAATAGAAGGAACAATTTTAAGTTTTATACTATCCAATCCTAACGGCCTATTAATAGACAGAGGAAAGATAGAAAATAAAACCCTGCTCAAACGCTATCGAAACCTCTTCATAAAAGAGGTTAAAAATCTTAATTTAGATAGAATCCTTATGTTTAATCTTGTAAAAATAACCGTATCCGGCAAAATAGAAAACTATCACTTAATAGTAGAACTAACAGGGAAAACCAGCAATGTGTTTTTTGTAGATGAGAACGGAAAAATATTATTTAGAGCCAGGGAAGCACAAACATCCGCAAGAGAAATCAAAACAGGAAAAATCTACCAACTCCCTCCCTTAGATAAAAAACCTTTTAAAGAAGTAAAATTCGGAAAAATAACTCCTGAAGGAGTTGAAAAAAGTCTCTATAAATATGTAGCAGGAATCTCACCTTTAAATTGCAAAGAGATAGCTTTTTACATGAAGCAAGGGATGACTCTCAAAGAAGCGTACGAAAAGTTTATAAAAAAACATAAAAACTCCCAAAAATCTTTTGTGTATTTTAAAAATGGAAACCCAAAAATACTTACCACTTTTAAATATGATAGCCTTGCAGAACTAAAATTTAAAAGCTTTGAAGGAGAATTAAGTTTTATAAATGCATGGGACTTTTTTTCAAGAGAAAATCAGAAAACAGAAAATTTAGAAAAAATAAAAAGAGAACTCTTAAAGGCAGTGAAAAAAAAGATAAACTCCATAAAAAACCGGCTTAAACAGATAGAAAATCCAGAAAAATTACTGGAAGAAGCACAAAAACTTCAAAAGCAAGGAGAACTTCTCAAATACAACTTACATCTTATAGCTGCCGGAAAAGAAATCGTTGAAGTAACAGATTTTGAAACAGGAGCAACTGTTGCAATTAAAGTTGACCCATCAAAAACACCTAAAGATAATTTAAAAACAATCTTTAAAAAAGCAAAAAGATTAAGGAATCGTGCAGAACACGAAAAAGATGAAAAAGAAAAGCTAAAAAGAGAACTCCTCTGGTTGAAAGTTTTGAAAGATAAAATCAGCGAGAATAAAGATATAGAAACACTTGTGGAAATAAAAGAGACTATTTTCCCTGAGAAAAAGTACAAGAAAAAGAAAGAAAAAACAAAGCCATTCAGAGAAATTGTTCTTCCATCAGGTAAAACTCTTCTTATTGGAAAAAACAGCATGGAAAATGAAATTCTTTCCTTAAAAGTAGCAAACCCTTGGGATTTATGGTTTCATACCAAGGAAATTCCAGGCTCTCATGTAATACTGAGACTTGAAAAAAACGAAATACCTGATGAAGAAGATATCGAAACAGCAGCATCTGCCGCCGTATTTTATAGTAAAGGAAAAGAATCTGGCAAAGTTAAAGTTGATTTTACAAGGGCAAAAAACCTAAAAAAACCCCCAGGAACACCTACGGGATTCGTTATTTATAAAAATGAAAAGACAATATTTACAACGTCTGAAAAGTTTAAAAAGCTACTGAGAAATAACCTTCTCAGGTTTCAAAATACCTGA
- the kdsB gene encoding 3-deoxy-manno-octulosonate cytidylyltransferase, which translates to MSSDFLVVIPARLGSTRLSEKPLRVLNGKPLIEWVYRAVSSFCDNVLVATDSERVLKIIEDAGGKAVLTPSGLPSGTDRVAEAVRKSDLKFEYIINVQGDEPFVKAEHVLPIVERLRKGDRFATVAVPFSSFEEVDKPSNVKVVRDREGYGIYFSRSPIPFDRDGNLLSEDYLKHVGIYGFKKDALFDFVSWDEGFLEKAEKLEQLRILEHGEKIYVCVVEHYGMGVDTEEDLLKAEKLLKEKFNGC; encoded by the coding sequence TTGAGTTCTGATTTTTTAGTTGTTATTCCTGCAAGGTTAGGTTCAACGAGACTTTCAGAGAAACCGTTGAGAGTTTTAAACGGAAAGCCTTTAATAGAGTGGGTTTATAGGGCTGTTTCTTCTTTTTGTGACAATGTTCTGGTGGCTACCGATAGTGAGAGAGTTTTGAAAATTATTGAGGATGCTGGTGGTAAAGCAGTATTGACGCCTTCGGGGCTTCCCAGTGGGACGGACAGAGTAGCAGAGGCAGTTAGAAAGTCCGATCTTAAATTTGAATATATTATAAATGTTCAGGGAGATGAGCCTTTTGTAAAGGCCGAACATGTTCTTCCGATAGTTGAGAGATTAAGAAAAGGGGATAGGTTTGCAACAGTTGCCGTCCCGTTTTCTTCTTTTGAAGAAGTAGATAAACCTTCAAATGTGAAAGTTGTAAGAGACAGAGAAGGTTACGGGATATATTTTTCAAGGAGTCCTATCCCATTTGATAGAGATGGAAATCTTTTGTCGGAAGACTATCTTAAGCACGTGGGAATTTACGGTTTCAAAAAGGATGCCCTTTTTGATTTTGTTTCGTGGGATGAAGGTTTTCTTGAGAAAGCTGAAAAGCTTGAGCAATTGAGGATTCTGGAACACGGTGAGAAGATATATGTTTGTGTTGTTGAGCATTATGGAATGGGTGTTGATACCGAAGAGGATCTCTTAAAAGCAGAAAAACTACTTAAGGAGAAGTTTAATGGCTGCTAA
- a CDS encoding damage-control phosphatase ARMT1 family protein — protein sequence MKVYPECIPCYMKQVYNILKFIDADRELSLKVLRECSRFIGEDLNPNESPGHNATHIHRLFKKIVGVNDPFKPLKDKYTDIALRWEPEIEKTFYEPSEDKLDIAVRLAAVGNIIDFGIPRESEKKGNEAFEPSAFDLTEEVKNLLQQKFAYYDKEIFERFIVPGKTILYVADNAGEIVFDKFLLRYLKEKGMKIIFAVRGGPILNDATIEDALKSGIDKIVDELITTGGDFIGIDFAYVGKEFKEAWEKAHAIISKGQANIETLEIIDNRDIFFILKAKCNAMAEELRCNKGELIFLYNKHLIEMKSEDSDI from the coding sequence ATGAAAGTCTACCCTGAATGTATTCCTTGCTACATGAAGCAGGTTTACAACATATTAAAATTTATAGATGCTGACAGAGAACTCTCGTTAAAAGTTTTAAGAGAATGTTCTCGATTTATAGGAGAAGATTTAAATCCTAATGAATCTCCAGGCCACAATGCAACTCATATTCACAGACTTTTCAAAAAAATTGTCGGTGTCAACGACCCATTTAAACCTCTGAAAGATAAATACACCGACATAGCACTCCGTTGGGAGCCGGAAATTGAAAAAACTTTCTACGAACCATCGGAAGATAAACTCGACATAGCGGTAAGGCTTGCAGCCGTTGGCAATATCATAGATTTCGGCATTCCGAGAGAAAGTGAAAAGAAAGGAAACGAGGCATTTGAACCTTCAGCTTTTGACCTTACAGAAGAAGTCAAAAACCTGCTTCAACAGAAATTTGCCTACTATGACAAAGAAATATTCGAAAGATTTATCGTTCCCGGGAAAACAATTCTCTACGTTGCCGACAATGCTGGAGAAATCGTCTTTGACAAATTTCTGTTGAGATATTTGAAAGAAAAGGGCATGAAAATTATATTCGCCGTGAGAGGTGGCCCGATACTAAATGATGCCACAATCGAAGATGCCCTGAAAAGCGGAATAGATAAAATAGTTGACGAACTCATAACGACAGGCGGAGATTTTATAGGAATAGACTTTGCATATGTGGGAAAAGAGTTTAAAGAAGCGTGGGAAAAAGCCCACGCTATAATATCAAAGGGACAGGCTAATATTGAAACGCTTGAAATAATCGATAACAGGGATATCTTTTTTATATTAAAGGCAAAGTGTAATGCAATGGCAGAAGAACTAAGGTGCAACAAAGGAGAGCTCATATTCCTCTACAACAAGCACCTTATAGAGATGAAAAGTGAAGATTCTGACATTTGA
- a CDS encoding fumarylacetoacetate hydrolase family protein — MKIGRFKKGDSIFFGIVKGRDVIPLVEKRVSDLMESKTPLDEIYNIKEVKFLPPTKVSKVVAVGLNYKAHAEEMGKPLPEEPLLFMKPSTAVISNKMKIILPPISKRVDYEGELAIVIGKKCKNIKEEEAKDVILGYTCFNDVTARDLQKKDVQYTRAKSFDTFAPYGPWINTEIDPIGLPITTRVNGEVKQQGNTSDMIFSPFFLVSYISKIMTLLPGDVIITGTPPGVGPLKDGDKVEVEIEGIGTLINYVKTEEREEA, encoded by the coding sequence TTGAAAATCGGAAGATTCAAAAAAGGAGACAGTATATTCTTCGGAATAGTAAAGGGAAGAGATGTTATTCCTTTAGTTGAAAAACGCGTTTCAGACCTTATGGAATCCAAAACACCACTTGATGAAATCTACAATATAAAAGAAGTAAAGTTCTTACCGCCAACAAAGGTAAGCAAAGTTGTCGCCGTAGGACTTAACTATAAAGCTCATGCCGAAGAGATGGGAAAACCTCTCCCTGAAGAACCTCTTCTGTTTATGAAGCCGTCAACAGCAGTCATATCAAACAAAATGAAAATTATCCTTCCGCCTATCTCTAAAAGAGTAGATTACGAAGGAGAACTGGCCATTGTAATAGGAAAAAAATGCAAAAACATAAAGGAAGAAGAGGCAAAGGACGTAATTTTAGGATATACATGTTTTAACGATGTAACGGCAAGGGATTTACAGAAAAAAGATGTTCAATATACACGAGCAAAATCGTTTGATACTTTTGCTCCTTATGGACCCTGGATAAATACAGAAATAGACCCAATCGGACTGCCAATCACCACTCGCGTAAACGGTGAAGTGAAACAGCAGGGAAACACATCGGATATGATATTTTCACCATTCTTCCTGGTATCTTACATATCAAAGATAATGACTCTCCTACCGGGAGACGTTATAATCACAGGAACACCTCCAGGAGTTGGTCCTCTCAAAGACGGAGACAAAGTTGAAGTTGAAATCGAAGGAATTGGAACTCTCATAAACTACGTAAAAACTGAAGAAAGGGAGGAAGCGTGA
- a CDS encoding CTP synthase — translation MAAKLIFITGGVLSSIGKGITASSIGTLLESRGLKVTIQKLDPYLNVDAGTMNPYQHGEVFVTDDGAETDLDLGHYERFTHSVMKRINNVTSGQIYQEIISKERKGEFLGATVQVIPHVTDSIKEKIRKIASSNVDVAIVEVGGTVGDIEGLPFLEAIRQVGIEVGKTNAIYVHVTYVPYVKAAGELKTKPTQHSVKELRAIGIQPDIIVCRSERTIPSSVKKKIALFTNVKEQDVINAKDLSTIYEVPLHLKKERIDEIILEKLQIPADEPDLDEWKDFVTRVKKPENGTVLIAVVGKYIELPDAYKSIIESFVHAGAENNVKVDIRWVNADLLDAEKPEEYLKDVHGILVPGGFGERGVEGKIKAIRYARENKIPFLGICLGMQCAVIEFARNVAGLEGAHSAEFSPETEYPVIDLMESQKGVKEKGGTMRLGAYPCVLKEGTKSFAAYGEREISERHRHRYEFNNRFREVLEDAGLTIAGTSPDNSLVEIVEIQEHPWFVGVQFHPEFKSRPWKPHPLFVDFVKASVLRRDNVSS, via the coding sequence ATGGCTGCTAAACTAATATTTATAACAGGTGGAGTTCTTTCATCTATAGGTAAGGGTATAACTGCTTCTTCTATAGGCACACTTCTTGAGAGTAGAGGATTGAAAGTAACGATTCAAAAGCTTGATCCTTACCTGAATGTTGATGCGGGAACAATGAATCCTTATCAGCATGGGGAAGTTTTCGTAACCGATGATGGTGCCGAAACGGATCTGGACCTGGGTCACTATGAGCGTTTTACCCACAGTGTAATGAAAAGGATAAACAATGTTACATCAGGTCAAATATACCAGGAGATAATCTCAAAAGAGAGGAAAGGGGAATTTTTAGGAGCCACTGTTCAGGTTATTCCTCATGTTACAGACAGTATTAAAGAGAAAATTAGGAAAATAGCTTCTTCCAATGTAGATGTTGCAATAGTAGAAGTCGGTGGAACCGTTGGTGATATTGAAGGTCTTCCGTTTCTTGAAGCCATAAGACAGGTTGGTATAGAGGTAGGAAAAACAAATGCTATTTATGTTCATGTTACTTATGTTCCGTATGTGAAAGCAGCTGGGGAACTTAAAACAAAGCCGACTCAGCATTCAGTTAAAGAGTTAAGAGCAATAGGTATTCAGCCTGATATCATAGTTTGCCGTTCAGAGAGAACGATTCCTTCTTCTGTTAAAAAGAAAATAGCTCTTTTCACCAACGTTAAGGAGCAGGATGTCATAAACGCAAAAGATCTATCAACGATTTACGAAGTACCCCTTCACCTTAAAAAAGAAAGGATTGACGAGATAATTCTTGAAAAGCTTCAAATACCGGCCGATGAACCGGATCTTGATGAGTGGAAAGATTTTGTTACCAGGGTTAAAAAGCCAGAAAACGGAACAGTTTTGATAGCTGTTGTTGGGAAGTATATAGAGCTTCCTGATGCCTATAAGAGTATCATAGAATCTTTTGTCCATGCTGGTGCAGAGAATAACGTGAAGGTGGACATAAGATGGGTGAATGCAGACCTTCTTGATGCTGAAAAGCCTGAAGAGTATTTGAAAGATGTTCACGGCATACTTGTTCCCGGTGGATTTGGGGAAAGAGGTGTTGAAGGGAAAATCAAAGCCATTCGCTATGCGAGAGAGAACAAAATTCCGTTTCTCGGTATTTGTCTTGGTATGCAGTGTGCGGTTATTGAATTTGCAAGAAACGTTGCTGGATTGGAAGGTGCTCACAGTGCCGAGTTTAGTCCGGAAACTGAATATCCTGTTATAGATTTGATGGAGTCTCAAAAAGGGGTGAAGGAAAAAGGCGGGACAATGAGACTTGGTGCCTATCCTTGTGTTTTGAAAGAGGGAACAAAGAGCTTTGCGGCTTACGGTGAAAGGGAGATTTCTGAAAGACACAGACACAGATATGAATTTAATAACCGTTTCAGAGAAGTTCTTGAGGATGCGGGTCTTACTATTGCGGGCACATCTCCGGATAATTCTCTTGTGGAAATTGTGGAGATACAAGAGCATCCGTGGTTTGTAGGTGTTCAGTTTCATCCTGAGTTTAAATCAAGACCGTGGAAACCTCATCCTCTCTTTGTTGATTTTGTTAAAGCTTCCGTGTTAAGGAGAGATAATGTTTCATCTTAA
- a CDS encoding L-threonylcarbamoyladenylate synthase, producing the protein MKILTFENDFCTIKKLILSGELLCSPTDTQYGLIGNALNRKSIETVYKIKKRDRTKPLIVLFDCIETLKKYGIYIPSRYKSFLEKIWPGRVTVILPLKMESPFKNLFERNDLAVRIPAFKPLRDLITATTPLFAPSANIQGEKPASGCSECERYFEGNIKYCIKGKTIPLPSTLISLTGKSPKIIREGVIPIGTIEKLLGETEKKE; encoded by the coding sequence GTGAAGATTCTGACATTTGAAAATGACTTTTGCACCATAAAGAAACTTATCCTCTCAGGGGAGCTTTTATGCTCCCCCACAGACACACAGTACGGACTGATAGGCAATGCTTTAAACCGTAAATCCATAGAAACTGTCTACAAAATAAAAAAAAGAGACCGAACTAAGCCTCTTATTGTCCTTTTTGATTGCATTGAAACACTTAAAAAATACGGCATATACATACCTTCAAGATATAAATCATTCCTCGAAAAAATCTGGCCAGGAAGAGTAACGGTAATACTCCCTCTAAAGATGGAAAGTCCCTTTAAAAATTTGTTTGAGAGAAATGACCTAGCCGTCCGCATTCCGGCATTCAAACCATTAAGAGACCTCATAACGGCAACTACTCCCCTGTTTGCTCCAAGTGCAAATATTCAGGGAGAAAAACCGGCATCAGGATGTAGTGAATGCGAAAGATACTTCGAAGGAAACATCAAATATTGCATAAAAGGTAAAACAATACCCTTACCTTCCACTCTCATATCACTAACAGGCAAAAGTCCTAAAATTATCCGCGAAGGAGTAATACCGATAGGAACAATAGAAAAATTGTTAGGAGAAACGGAGAAAAAAGAATGA
- the purE gene encoding 5-(carboxyamino)imidazole ribonucleotide mutase, producing MKKIAIVMGSKSDMPVMESCFKTLEEFGIPYDVKVLSAHRTIDEVIKFCESAEEEYEVIIAAAGYAAHLGGVIAAKTILPVIGVPIDASSLNGIDSLLSIVQMPGGVPVAAVTIGKAGAKNAAVFAAEIMAIKYPELKEKLKSYREAMRKKVLEG from the coding sequence GTGAAGAAAATAGCAATAGTAATGGGAAGCAAATCAGACATGCCTGTAATGGAATCATGCTTTAAAACACTAGAAGAGTTTGGAATACCTTACGATGTTAAAGTTCTTTCAGCTCACAGAACAATAGATGAAGTCATAAAGTTTTGCGAATCTGCTGAAGAGGAATACGAAGTAATCATTGCCGCTGCCGGATATGCAGCTCATCTTGGCGGAGTTATAGCAGCAAAAACAATTCTTCCCGTAATCGGTGTGCCTATCGATGCATCTTCACTAAACGGAATAGATTCACTTCTCTCTATTGTTCAGATGCCCGGGGGAGTACCGGTTGCAGCGGTAACAATAGGAAAAGCCGGAGCAAAAAATGCGGCAGTTTTCGCAGCCGAGATAATGGCTATAAAATACCCGGAACTCAAAGAAAAGCTGAAATCTTACAGAGAAGCAATGAGGAAAAAAGTTTTAGAGGGCTAA
- the murB gene encoding UDP-N-acetylmuramate dehydrogenase produces the protein MKIKELSGKELTTIGIGGLFPVFFPESEQELFQLASKKIFVIGGGSNLVLPDKSNLKFVSLSKFKKFRLNGNSLFVQSGVKIKEILNLQIKKQFSLFEFLAGIPEVTVGGAVFQNAGAFGKETAEFIKSVRYIDSKGVLKELNDVSNFGYRISPFKSGEMIISVEFEVSPSNYVKDTIKRFVRERLDRHPSFYLKTAGSTFKNPGGYSAGFLIEKVGLKGFSIGDLKVSEKHANFLINKGRATFSDFCKIVDVIKNRVFNTFGVELELEVKIPGFKL, from the coding sequence ATGAAGATAAAAGAGCTTTCAGGTAAAGAGCTTACCACTATTGGTATAGGAGGTCTATTTCCTGTATTTTTCCCAGAGAGTGAGCAGGAGCTTTTTCAGCTTGCTTCTAAAAAAATTTTTGTTATTGGTGGCGGCAGTAATCTTGTTCTTCCCGATAAATCGAATTTAAAGTTTGTTTCTCTTTCAAAATTTAAAAAGTTTCGTTTAAACGGTAATTCTCTTTTTGTTCAATCTGGTGTAAAGATAAAAGAGATTTTAAACCTGCAGATAAAGAAGCAGTTTTCTCTGTTTGAGTTTCTTGCCGGCATACCTGAAGTCACTGTCGGCGGAGCAGTTTTCCAGAATGCCGGTGCTTTCGGAAAGGAAACGGCAGAGTTTATAAAATCGGTGCGGTATATAGATTCAAAAGGTGTTTTAAAAGAATTAAACGATGTTTCGAATTTCGGGTACAGGATTTCTCCTTTTAAAAGTGGAGAAATGATTATTTCTGTTGAATTTGAAGTTTCCCCTTCCAATTATGTAAAGGATACTATAAAAAGATTTGTAAGAGAGCGGCTTGACAGGCATCCTTCTTTCTATTTAAAAACTGCCGGCTCTACATTTAAAAATCCTGGAGGTTACTCTGCAGGTTTCCTTATTGAAAAAGTTGGATTGAAAGGGTTTTCTATAGGTGACCTTAAGGTTTCTGAAAAACATGCCAATTTTCTCATTAATAAAGGTCGTGCAACATTCTCAGATTTTTGTAAAATTGTAGATGTTATAAAAAATAGGGTATTCAACACTTTTGGTGTTGAGCTTGAACTTGAAGTTAAAATTCCAGGTTTTAAACTTTAA